A single Penaeus chinensis breed Huanghai No. 1 chromosome 7, ASM1920278v2, whole genome shotgun sequence DNA region contains:
- the LOC125027184 gene encoding uncharacterized protein LOC125027184, with the protein MAGKKALHPNLSVTDVRNFPFLKKILPPEYDYYVEAYKEYEGHEEEKRFSANFRISRSEATKDSMRRWLEKFCSHSLTTYRIERTYPTETKWFTYRVDLRCQHNTKPTSHKRVRTPHKKHTACPAKMTIKIRQDRLSRRKSSELHLKTHPVEVMLYHLHNHLTQRRYALQFRDPDSALVKKFRMMYHAGYKPATALKIHKRDIHMEYEDDSCAALEDRALCPDVNWCYRQYYLTCKGEKSLSVLESKTNSLEEFVHEYNKQCNEICAAMKLLNDENTDVIIALVTPLMKHFHKGLVQTGKLIIIDSNSIEFLKCRIYLLMTHSGFGGLPVGILITSTDSPNVLHQALDLYMDLLSDQAFAGRGNLGPEIILTEDCYVQRQALAAKFPDTTILICPYHVIQSAWECLCHSQSGIEHGSRQELFGMVKDMVLAQTDSDLEEKYKNITSLQTHYPLKFFSHMEDLYKKRNKWALCLQGNLMNQIYSFTSVAEIMESLKDKMLKQIKACTMVQLLKFLTTDLDTYYTKKLHCIAEGQFEVPYLQRYMQEKKMMDMLEVVPFFKIKNASTGECFDVDMSLGLCSCSVGVSGEPCKHQCALTQKLDVGNLLMKPEIDSRTREEIARIYSQTQDKKLRNYIVKKIEKCSEKQEKVNEKGNLELSNNTSIHCEKYAESKDASIGGIDLKKLSDIKTSADAPPCLVCNAIPTSQAHFIRCSHNVQLFCETCRMGPNNPEQEQHCLQKHTSKKQCGCGIRGKGNPGCDSLRKHALCQSPNSPYGNELCGKHVKNRNRIARHRSKKDKKCICSNCQKPYIKERHLTTQLHKTFKTFDTDTNIEVKSYPYPSDHHHKQKVIIINADEPTTPPAINDLEESGCSYVSL; encoded by the exons ATGGCGGGGAAGAAAGCACTACATCCTAACCTGTCAGTGACAGATGTTAGAAACTTCCCATTTTTAAAG AAAATTCTTCCACCAGAATATGACTATTATGTTGAAGCTTATAAAGAGTATGAAGGCCATGAGGAAGAGAAACGCTTCAGTGCCAATTTCCGAATATCAAGATCAGAAGCAACAAAAGACAGTATGAGGCGATGGCTGGAAAAGTTTTGCAGCCACTCACTGACCACATATAGAATTGAAAGAACATATCCAACAGAAACCAAGTGGTTTACATACAGG gttGATTTGAGATGTCAGCATAATACAAAGCCAACAAGCCACAAAAGGGTCCGTACACCTCATAAAAAGCACACAGCCTGTCCTGCAAAAATGACGATCAAGATAAGACAAGATAGACTCAGTAGAAG AAAGAGCAGTGAGCTTCACCTGAAGACTCATCCTGTTGAAGTGATGCTATATCACCTCCATAATCATCTCACCCAAAGGAGATATGCTCTTCAGTTTCGGGATCCAGATTCAGCCCTCGTAAAAAAATTTAGGATGATGTACCATGCTGGTTATAAGCCTGCTACTGCTCTCAAGATCCACAAAAGGGATATACACATGGAGTATGAGGATGATTCCTGTGCTGCTCTAGAGGACAGAGCATTATGCCCAGATGTAAATTGGTGTTATAGGCAGTACTACTTGACATGCAAGGGAGAGAAAAGTCTCAGTGTTTTAGAGAGTAAAACAAATTCATTGGAAGAATTTGTACATGAATATAATAAACAGTGCAATGAAATATGTGCAGCAATGAAGCTACTGAATGATGAAAATACAGATGTTATTATTGCTTTAGTTACACCTTTGATGAAGCATTTCCATAAAGGTTTAGTACAGACAGGGAAGCTAATAATTATTGATAGCAACAGTATAGAATTTCTGAAATGCAGAATTTATCTCCTTATGACTCACAGTGGTTTTGGTGGCCTTCCAGTAGGTATTCTCATAACATCAACAGACAGCCCTAATGTTTTGCATCAGGCTCTAGATTTATACATGGACTTGTTATCTGATCAAGCTTTTGCTGGACGTGGTAACCTTGGACCAGAAATCATACTGACTGAAGATTGTTATGTTCAACGTCAGGCCTTAGCAGCAAAATTTCCTGATACTACCATATTGATTTGTCCATACCATGTGATTCAATCAGCCTGGGAATGTCTGTGCCACAGCCAATCTGGCATTGAACATGGTAGCAGACAAGAACTGTTTGGCATGGTTAAGGATATGGTTTTGGCCCAAACTGATTCTGACCTTGAGGAGAAATATAAGAATATCACATCATTACAGACTCATTATCCTTTAAAGTTTTTTTCCCACATGGAGGACTTgtataaaaaaaggaacaaatggGCTCTATGTCTTCAAGGCAATTTGATGAACCAAATATATAGCTTCACAAGTGTTGCAGAAATAATGGAATCTCTGAAGGACAAAATGCTGAAGCAAATAAAAGCATGCACAATGGTTCAGCTTCTTAAATTTTTGACTACTGATTTAGATACATATTATACAAAGAAATTACACTGCATTGCAGAAGGTCAATTTGAAGTGCCATATTTACAACGCTATATGCaggagaagaaaatgatggaTATGCTAGAAGTTGTTCCCTTCTTCAAAATCAAAAATGCATCAACGGGTGAATGCTTTGATGTAGACATGAGTTTAGGTTTATGCTCTTGTTCAGTTGGTGTCTCAGGCGAACCCTGCAAACACCAATGTGCCTTAACTCAGAAACTTGATGTAGGTAACCTTTTGATGAAACCAGAAATAGAttcaagaacaagagaagaaatagCCAGAATATACAGCCAGACTCAGGATAAAAAGCTCAGAAATTATATtgtaaagaaaattgaaaagtgcagtgaaaaacaggagaaagtaaatgaaaaaggaaacttGGAATTATCAAATAACACCAGCATTCATTGTGAGAAATATGCAGAATCAAAAGATGCTAGTATAGGAGGAATTGATTTGAAAAAATTATCTGATATAAAAACTAGTGCTGATGCGCCACCATGTCTAGTATGTAACGCGATCCCAACTTCACAAGCCCATTTCATAAGATGCAGTCACAACGTACAGTTATTTTGTGAGACTTGCAGAATGGGGCCAAATAACCCAGAACAGGAGCAACATTGTCTGCAAAAACATACCAGCAAAAAGCAATGTGGATGTGGTATACGTGGAAAAGGTAACCCTGGTTGTGATTCTTTGAGAAAACACGCATTATGTCAAAGTCCAAATAGTCCATATGGAAATGAGCTATGTGGGAAACATGTTAAGAATAGGAATAGAATTGCCAGGCATAGatctaaaaaggataaaaaatgcaTTTGTTCAAACTGTCAAAAGCcttatataaaagaaagacaCCTAACAACTCAACTGCATAAAACTTTCAAAACTTTTGATACTGATACCAATATTGAAGTAAAAAGTTATCCTTACCCAAGTGATCATCATCACAAACAGaaagttatcataattaatgcagatgaaccaacaacaccaccagctATTAATGATCTTGAAGAAAGTGGTTGCTCTTATGTAtctctttaa
- the LOC125026791 gene encoding extensin-like: protein MVSLNINSSVTIIAIISVTFVTIITATVITTRDGGVVSISVVNRRSAPEADALSAGGADLAAEESLSAPIFLTIVQRTKEADYFIDDHHPYPPPPPPPPPPPSEHSYEQEYYPPPPPPPHYHLYDPQPKYYRASEYGEPKYNPPEFYHETDHHHALEYYSSPPPPPPPPPHPKHVKSHYYEPPAYHPALHHEPKHTDYLPPPPPPPPPAYHEPKYTSEAHYHAPDYYHHEINHYKTIPTKYEYHLNIHDRKDGYHEPVYHPPPKYHHPIPIPHSTHVESIEEVKHECLPSTCTETTCTKTLHRTALLRPSTRPPTRRRYTTTTAPRRLTQPTAEEAQTSTVPPSPRLPMTSLSTAAVATASTITSAPTTTTEFSEVLDLPTSMSTAQEPPVTTTVITEILTTLPVSADTTQTPLITQETPVTLSTPSSVTFSPSLADSSLRTEAFRASELEIQELPNRVPINSVPESNSREPLDPKTFPTATKPAPSLRSPPTKAATSSPVPLPPTTFDSILTTITPDVRSKETEDLLPVTKDPPSSSENIFAANTRATSKDELQKLRVTSTSQVMWPTSLRTTTDKGNKLIVTRKPKSEKNLFDLFFPSQASKSKISLPSPDDINTKDLRRLAKFLLSDVSNKMALEVDVVDLQKRNESNKTKTKRQQQSDVRNQHDGTAENTQGQPRQRLPSDPVTEVGFKPIVFPTESSDGNTQESDPPASMYNSAQSYPMPPPGMYGSPQSRGRLYRQAHRGRVRGSTSPRWVRHRTRTRKRNIPGDFQL from the exons ATGGTTTCCCTTAACATCAACAGCAGTGTCACCATTATAGCAATTATCAGTGTTacctttgttaccattattactgctactgtaaTAACCACCAGGGATGGCGGCGTTGTTAGCATCAGTGTTGTCAATAGGC GCTCGGCCCCCGAAGCAGACGCGCTCTCCGCAGGTGGCGCAGACCTCGCGGCCGAGGAGTCTCTCTCGGCGCCCATCTTCCTCACTATCGTCCAGAGAACCAAAGAGGCAGACTATTTCATTGATGACCAccatccttaccctcctcctcctccgcctcctcctccccctccttccgagCATTCCTATGAGCAAGAAtattatccacctcctccaccaccaccacattacCATCTTTACGACCCACAGCCAAAATACTACCGCGCATCGGAGTACGGGGAACCTAAATACAACCCGCCCGAATTTTACCATGAAACCGACCATCACCATGCGCTAGAATACTATTCCtccccgccgcctcctcctcctcctcctccgcacccGAAACACGTCAAAAGCCATTACTATGAACCTCCTGCCTACCACCCCGCTCTCCACCACGAACCAAAACACACCGActacttacccccacccccaccgccaccgccacccgCTTACCACGAACCCAAATACACGTCGGAGGCCCATTACCATGCGCCCGATTACTACCACCATGAAATAAACCACTATAAAACAATCCCAACCAAATACGAATACCACCTAAACATCCACGATCGGAAGGACGGCTATCATGAGCCCGTGTATCACCCCCCACCCAAGTACCACCATCCTATTCCTATCCCCCACTCGACCCATGTGGAGTCAATTGAGGAAGTCAAGCACGA GTGCCTCCCGTCCACGTGTACGGAGACGACCTGTACAAAGACGCTCCACCGCACGGCTTTATTACGGCCAAGTACGAGACCGCCCACCCGCCGCCGTTATACCACCACTACAGCGCCCCGCCGCCTCACCCAGCCCACAG CTGAAGAAGCGCAAACTTCCACAGTGCCTCCCAGTCCTAGGCTGCCGATGACCTCGCTCTCCACCGCCGCTGTTGCAACTGCTTCCACCATTACTAGTGCACCCACTACTACAACAGAATTTTCCGAGGTTCTTGATCTTCCAACCAGCATGTCTACAGCCCAGGAACCCCCTGTAACTACCACAGTTATTACAGAAATTCTAACCACTTTGCCTGTTTCAGCTGACACAACACAGACACCACTGATCACACAAGAGACTCCTGTAACACTATCGACACCTTCAAGCGTCACGTTTTCTCCATCGTTAGCTGATAGTTCACTTCGCACTGAAGCTTTCCGTGCATCGGAACTAGAAATTCAAGAGCTACCGAATAGAGTTCCTATTAATTCTGTGCCAGAGTCCAATAGCAGAGAGCCTTTAGACCCCAAGACTTTTCCCACAGCAACAAAACCCGCCCCTAGTTTACGAAGTCCGCCTACGAAAGCAGCTACTTCCTCCCCAGTACCATTGCCCCCAACAACCTTCGACTCCATCCTGACAACCATAACTCCTGACGTGCGCTCCAAGGAAACCGAAGATCTGCTGCCCGTGACTAAAGACCCACCTTCAAGTTCTGAAAATATTTTCGCGGCCAACACAAGGGCAACTTCAAAAGACGAATTGCAGAAACTCAGAGTGACTAGTACGAGTCAAGTAATGTGGCCAACGTCACTAAGGACAACGACAGATAAAGGGAACAAGTTGATTGTTACAAGAAAACCTAAAAGCGAAAAAAAtctctttgatttattttttccaaGTCAGGCATCCAAATCTAAAATTTCATTGCCTTCTCCCGATGATATAAACACAAAAGATTTACGTAGATTGGCAAAGTTTCTTTTATCAGACGTTTCCAACAAGATGGCTCTTGAGGTTGATGTGGTGGATTTACAAAAGCGAAacgaatcaaacaaaacaaagacaaaacgacAACAGCAATCTGACGTACGTAACCAACATGATGGCACAGCTGAAAACACGCAAGGCCAACCAAGGCAGCGGTTGCCCTCTGATCCTGTGACAGAAGTAGGATTTAAACCTATTGTATTTCCTACCGAGTCTAGTGATGGTAACACACAGGAATCAGACCCTCCTGCTTCCATGTATAATTCAGCTCAGTCTTACCCAATGCCTCCGCCCGGCATGTATGGCTCTCCTCAATCCCGGGGCAGACTGTACAGACAGGCACATCGCGGCCGTGTACGGGGCTCGACGTCCCCGAGGTGGGTTCGTCATAGAAcgcggacgaggaagaggaatattCCCGGCGATTTCCAGCTCTGA